From a region of the Rhipicephalus microplus isolate Deutch F79 chromosome X, USDA_Rmic, whole genome shotgun sequence genome:
- the LOC142777063 gene encoding uncharacterized protein LOC142777063 gives MRGPVRLTKQRQQGMSCVPGKPGTCGHERRRLCPGMTGPWDDSQATPSGYRARAFVVNFTAAVAAARPRSRPLARTSQAKSSRPRQRQLMVPEEAVMSCP, from the coding sequence ATGAGAGGTCCTGTTAGGCTGACGAAGCAGCGACAACAGGGTATGTCTTGTGTTCCGGGAAAACCAGGAACATGTGGCCACGAGCGAAGGCGGCTGTGTCCCGGAATGACGGGTCCCTGGGACGACAGCCAGGCCACACCGTCGGGGTACCGTGCACGCGCCTTCGTCGTCAACTTCACCGCAGCTGTCGCCGCCGCACGCCCTCGCTCCCGTCCACTGGCCCGCACCAGCCAGGCAAAATCTTCCAGGCCGAGGCAacgccagctgatg